One genomic segment of Clavelina lepadiformis chromosome 3, kaClaLepa1.1, whole genome shotgun sequence includes these proteins:
- the LOC143448618 gene encoding uncharacterized protein LOC143448618, whose translation MEMSFIDYAIKLRQFDANEIFCNKTNNILGEGRFGKVLIGFHDVLGTVAVKYRFLPQSLNERKETQKKLEKEMSLMHEAHHNNVIRIEGVLKCQGWLGIVMELMPAGSLHDLIRNENVSSIPMSLLLRMGYEVSDGITYLHNLMKNQRIAHGDLKPQNILLTLDLNCKIADFGGVCRTGSLKPDPDKPGEGLESTLLFAAPERLADGCDSLTTAMDVYSFGVLLLVAITQKYPSRGTNFANPQQDVPQISFDKASLQQMKDAAADSGDEQDVEMFSLLEDIMTKCVSILPEIRPALIDVRDQLQGMLKEVEDAEIAEHVADILSHLKIRKFIRDLENSEAIGTQLFDGSGRKPTITRKGASRNKSRGKGPGDANKTNGEESSLSPGSMKDLKPALSRRGASRRKSAILEEEKLGLPGFISKLHSIQKRFSEQNLDGALQEIEDLSKSLQTSYLNEADAVKLKDALIQAMKSGVKDKISSEKFADCFQALLCVADYLAKSISSPIQKLNLLGNCASVANEFVLAVKDQVNLNYILESMKTSFTRIQSTKFADRKVLAEAKAACWQCQSQCYIELGETGHAMELLLSAVTAIENAFKFDCKKPSLYGSCCNNLAIIYKSKDKPKQALKFYMNDIRLVTQDQASNDVLVTIRNVCQLFEDYSSMDRDSDDLNYLHDFLQHHENQPSSHWEVPRKLLRLRVEILLQSDKIKKSCEETISAMSMPSLSDQQLIFVCEEAGNVSEQLLLIGEKDLALSMVRCGGEASQHLSKSARKLKIIVQFCQVLLDCFSEPGSKLCKKPDEIIAQYRPLLDELSSYVNDESCNFNDVKITFRSLRSILFYQMIKDSQTKGKKFCLIV comes from the exons AGTTTCATTGATTACGCAATCAAACTTCGGCAGTTTGatgcaaatgaaattttttgcaacaaaactaACAACATTCTCGGAGAAGGAAGATTTGGAAAAGTCTTGATAGGTTTCCATGATGTTCTAGGCACGGTGGCGGTGAAATATCGCTTTTTACCACAGTCGTTAAATGAGCGGAAGGAGACacagaaaaa gTTGGAAAAGGAGATGTCTTTGATGCATGAGGCTCACCACAACAATGTGATACGCATTGAAGGTGTGCTAAAGTGTCAAGGATGGCTCGGTATTGTCATGGAGCTCATGCCGGCTGGTTCTTTGCACGATTTGATCAGAAATGAAAACGTTTCAAGCATTCCGATGTCCCTGCTGTTGCGAATGGGTTATGAGGTATCCGATGGAATAACCTATCTCCACAATCTCatgaaaaatcaaagaattgcTCACGGAGATTTGAAGCCACAGAACATTCTCCTTACTCTCGACTTGAACTGCAAGATCGCTGACTTTGGTGGAGTTTGTCGAACTGGGAGCCTTAAACCAGATCCCGATAAGCCAGGAGAAGGTCTCGAGAGTACTTTACTCTTTGCTGCTCCGGAACGATTGGCAGATGGCTGCGACAGCTTGACTACAGCAATGGATGTCTACAGCTTTGGTGTCCTGCTGTTGGTTGCAATCACACAGAAATATCCATCAAGAGGCACAAATTTTGCGAATCCACAACAAGACGTTCCTCAGATTTCCTTTGATAAAGCTTCTTTGCAACAGATGAAGGATGCTGCTGCTGATTCTGGTGATGAGCAGGACGTTGAAATGTTTTCCTTGCTGGAGGATATCATGACCAAATGCGTGTCCATCCTGCCAGAAATAAGACCAGCATTGATCGATGTTCGAGATCAACTTCAAGGGATGCTCAAGGAAGTGGAAGATGCAGAAATCGCTGAGCATGTGGCCGATATTTTGTCTCATCTCAAAATTCGGAAATTCATTCGTGACCTTGAAAATTCTGAGGCAATTGGCACACAGCTGTTTGATGGAAGTG GTCGAAAGCCAACTATCACGCGGAAAGGAGCGTCACGAAATAAAAGTCGAGGAAAAGGACCTGGCGacgcaaacaaaacaaatggtGAAGAAAGCAGCTTGTCTCCCGGGTCAATGAAGg ATCTAAAGCCTGCTTTAAGTCGCAGAGGTGCTTCACGAAGGAAAAGTGCCATCTTGGAGGAAGAAAAGTTAGGTTTGCCTG GGTTCATTTCAAAGCTGCACTCAATACAAAAAAGATTTTCGGAGCAGAACTTAGATGGAGCTTTGCAAGAGATTGAAGACTTATCAAAGTCTTTGCAGACCAGCTATCTTAACGAAGCAGATGCAGTAAAACTGAAGGATGCTCTCATCCAGGCGATGAAAAGCGGAGTTAAGGATAAAATTTCGAGTGAAAAATTCGCTGATTGTTTCCAAGCCCTTCTTTGTGTAGCTGACTACCTAGCAAAAAGCATTTCTAGTCCTATCCAGAAGTTAAACCTACTTGGGAATTGTGCTTCCGTAGCCAATGAATTTGTGCTCGCTGTCAAGGATCAAGTCAACCTGAACTATATCCTGGAATCAATGAAGACCAGCTTCACTCGTATCCAATCGACAAAATTTGCAGACAGGAAGGTCTTAGCTGAAGCAAAGGCAGCTTGCTGGCAGTGCCAGTCGCAATGCTACATCGAGTTGGGAGAAACTGGTCACGCCATGGAGCTTCTTTTGTCAGCTGTAACCGCGATTGAAAACGCGTTTAAATTCGACTGCAAAAAGCCGAGTTTGTACGGTTCCTGCTGCAACAACTTGGCTATTATTTACAAGAGCAAAGATAAGCCAAAACAGGCTTTGAAATTCTACATGAATGACATTCGTCTTGTTACACAAGATCAAGCAAGCAACGATGTGCTCGTCACAATTAGAA ACGTGTGTCAGCTCTTCGAGGATTACTCGTCTATGGATAGAGACTCAGATGATCTGAACTATCTCCACGACTTCCTCCAGCATCATGAAAATCAGCCATCAAGCCACTGGGAGGTCCCGAGGAAGCTACTTCGTCTCAGAGTAGAAATCCTGCTTCAATCGGACAAAATTAAGAAGTCATGCGAGGAGACGATTTCAGCCATGTCTATGCCGTCTCTTTCCGACCAGCAACTCATATTTGTATGTGAGGAGGCGGGAAACGTATCCGAGCAACTCCTCTTGATTGGCGAAAAGGACTTGGCCTTGTCCATGGTCAGGTGTGGAGGAGAGGCGAGCCAACATCTGTCCAAGTCTGCCAGAAAGCTGAAGATAATTGTCCAGTTCTGTCAAGTCTTACTCGACTGTTTCAGCGAACCGGGTTCCAAACTATGCAAGAAGCCTGATGAGATAATTGCTCAATACCGCCCCCTTCTGGATGAATTATCCAGCTATGTCAATGACGAGTCTTGCAACTTCAACGACGTTAAAATTACTTTCCGTAGTCTTCGCAGCATCCTCTTTTACCAGATGATTAAAGACTCCCAGACAAAGGGCAAGAAGTTCTGTCTGATTGTTTAG